The following proteins are encoded in a genomic region of Triticum dicoccoides isolate Atlit2015 ecotype Zavitan chromosome 1B, WEW_v2.0, whole genome shotgun sequence:
- the LOC119309054 gene encoding scarecrow-like protein 32, which yields MEQELRGGGAVRAQSTLCFSGALVDGPRIQQLLLHCAAALESNDVTLAQQAMWVLNNIASAQGDPNQRLTSSLLRGLVARACRTCGSPRADSMGPPPALGSQRAMSVTELADYVDLTPWHRFGFTASNGAILRAVAGRDTVHVVDLGVTRCMQWPTLIDALSKRPGGPPALRITVPSVRPAGPPLLGVPDEEIGLRLANFAKSKGVHLEFNVVNKSTATSSPSPTKLQTLCQELACVLSDQSALRLRDGEALVVNCQSWLRHVAPGSRDGFVDAVRALDPCLVTVTDEDADLDSPSLATRIAGCFNFHWILFDALDTSAPRDSPRRLEHEAAVGQKIESVVGADGTERSESGARLAERMRRKGFAGAGFGQDEVAEVRHLLSEHATGWGVKREEDMLVLTWKGHAAVFTTAWAPN from the coding sequence ATGGAGCAGGAgctgcggggcggcggggcggtcaGGGCGCAGAGCACGCTGTGCTTCTCCGGCGCGCTGGTGGACGGGCCCCGAATCCAGCAGCTGCTCCTCCACTGCGCCGCCGCGCTCGAGTCCAACGACGTGACGCTGGCGCAGCAGGCCATGTGGGTGCTCAACAACATCGCCTCCGCGCAGGGTGACCCCAACCAGCGACTCACCTCGTCGCTGCTCCGCGGCCTCGTCGCGCGCGCCTGCCGGACCTGCGGCTCCCCGCGCGCCGACAGCATGGGGCCGCCCCCGGCGCTGGGATCGCAGCGGGCCATGTCCGTGACGGAGCTCGCCGACTACGTCGACCTCACCCCGTGGCACAGGTTCGGCTTCACCGCTTCCAACGGCGCCATCCTCCGCGCCGTCGCCGGGAGGGACACCGTGCACGTTGTTGACCTTGGAGTCACGCGCTGCATGCAGTGGCCCACGCTCATCGACGCGCTCTCTAAGCGGCCCGGGGGGCCGCCGGCGCTCCGCATCACCGTGCCGTCCGTCCGGCCCGCCGGCCCGCCACTGCTCGGCGTGCCGGACGAGGAGATAGGTCTCAGGCTGGCCAACTTTGCCAAGTCCAAAGGCGTGCACCTGGAGTTCAACGTCGTCAACAAGAGCACGGCCACGTCATCTCCATCTCCGACGAAGCTGCAGACGCTTTGCCAGGAGCTCGCCTGCGTCCTCTCCGACCAGTCGGCGCTGCGGCTAAGAGACGGCGAGGCGCTCGTCGTGAACTGCCAGAGCTGGCTCCGGCACGTCGCGCCGGGCTCGAGGGACGGCTTCGTGGACGCGGTCCGGGCGCTGGACCCGTGCCTGGTCACCGTGACCGACGAGGACGCCGACCTGGACTCGCCGAGCCTGGCCACGCGCATCGCGGGCTGCTTCAACTTCCACTGGATCCTCTTCGACGCGCTCGACACATCCGCGCCGAGGGACAGCCCGCGGCGGCTGGAGCACGAGGCCGCCGTGGGCCAGAAGATCGAGAGCGTCGTCGGCGCCGACGGCACCGAGCGGTCCGAGTCCGGCGCGAGGCTCGCGGAGAGGATGCGACGGAAAGGGTTCGCCGGCGCGGGGTTCGGCCAGGACGAGGTGGCCGAGGTGCGGCACCTGCTGAGCGAGCACGCGACGGGGTGGGGCGTGAAGCGGGAGGAGGACATGCTAGTGCTCACGTGGAAGGGGCATGCAGCCGTGTTCACCACTGCCTGGGCGCCCAACTAA